The Hippoglossus hippoglossus isolate fHipHip1 chromosome 16, fHipHip1.pri, whole genome shotgun sequence genomic sequence tcttcttcttcttcttcatcatcatcccccaaacacacaaagacaaaggctACTGTAGAAAAGCAAGAAACAACATACACAGTGCAAAAACATTTCAGTCTAACAATCAATCCTTTTGGTACACTCATTTGCTAGGCTCTTGGTTGCCACGCTGCTACACATACACGgttatattcacacacacacacacgtaaacacacttTCAGGGGTGGTATTTTTCCAGAGATACGGTTGGTAAACTCGTTACTCTTTTCTTAATTAGTATAGAGATTCCATCCTTCTTTCCCTCGCAGCAACCCCTCCAAGGGAATGCTGATTAATTGTCCTCTAATACCCCCTCACCTGCctgcacatatacacatacattcTCCGTTAGAAAACATCCATTTCAACTCAGACGACTCCAGTGGTCCGTGGTGCACTATTGCGCTGGTTCTCTCCTGCGTCTCCGCCGACCTTCACATCACTGGCTCAGCCTGACAATGTACCCATACAGCTGGTCAGAGAAGGCCTGAAGAGAGAACTTATCttgcaccctcctcctcccagcttGTCCCATGTCCCTGCGGAGCTGCGGCTCCCTGACGAGCCTCCCCATGGCCTCAGAGAAGGCTTCGGCCGTAGGCTCGCACAAGAAGCCCGTTTCCCCGTCTGCCACACTCTCCAGGGGCCCCCCAGAGTTCACGGCGATAACAGGGCAGCAGCAGTACATGGCCTCCACGGGAACGATCCCAAAATGCTCTCTGCTCGGGGTGTAGAGCACGGCGGCGCTGCCCTGGAACAGTGCCACCTTCAGTGAATCAGAGGGGGAACGCAGGAAAGTGACACAGTCCTTTAAGTGGAGCTGCTCTGCCAGTTCTTTCAGTTCAACGTAATGTTGAACATTCTCAGTAACTCGGTCATCGTAGCCCCCTGCAACCACCAGGTGAACGTCTGCTCTCTGGCTTGGAGGGAGGCTGCTCCTCAGGAAGGCCAGAGCCTCCAGAGCCAGGCCCAGATTCTTCTTTCTCTCGTATCTGTTCAGAGAGAGGAACAGGCAGGAGGTGGCCTCAGGGAGCAGCCCCTCCAGGCCCTGTGCTTCAGTGGAGGGCTGGTCAAAGGTACGTGTGTTGAGGGAAGGATAGAGGACGTCTGTCTGGACTCTGCTCAGACTATGAAAGGTCTCTCTGAAGATGCCTGCAGTGAACTTGCTGTTTACCAGAATCtaagagaaaatacagagagatTAGTTCATAAGGACCGCACATATATCACAGGTTCCTATAAGTTGGATAGCAGCCTGAGGTCTGTGATTAGCCGTAAGTCTAGACTTAAATtgaaatgtcatttcatttctatCAGGGCCATGATTTTTTACAACAGCCTGCCTGTGGAGATCAAGCTGTATCACACTTTAAATAATCACCTTGGTGTATTCAATATTACACCTTGTATTTTTATACAAGAGTGAAGGCAAGTCAGGGAAGTAATTCTGAGAAGATAAactattgtctttttttaaatgatttgtgtgtatttctggcCAGTTAATCAAAAGTGTGTATGAACTGCAGCAACCAAGTATTGTAATAGAGTTAGACAACAATACAAGACATCATTTGGAAACTGTCAAACAGTAAAAACTTCAAccaatgtagttttttttcacttatttttttcCAGAAGGCAAATTGCCTTTCTATCCTGCAATtgcttttgaaatattttgtatattgaTTGGTATCTTCATTGTATTGCCTGATCCATGCCATGTCcagcaaatatatatacaaatatatagttAATTATATACACATCTTGCTACAGTCAAAAATCAAATCtcaagcaaataaaaaaatagttttattcttatatttttaACCTGTTCTAATGCTttgatatattgtatatatttgcTTTTGCTTTACTGCTTGTTAAACATTCCTCAACACCTTTTCAAAAGATGACTTACATGCATCTGAATGATATTTAAAACAGTCTTGTCCTGTAACCAGACCATCACATTCTCTTGTATGAGCCTGTCTACCAACCTCAGCCATTACGTACCATGTCAGCCATTCCCGTGGTGCGTTCCTCCAGCCAGTCAATGGGAGCCCGGTAAAGCTTCTTTAGAGTTGACCTCCTCTGGGTCAGCAGCTGGTCAGGGAAgtgacagtaaaacaaaaccttCTTCCTTTGACGGGAAAGTCTCAACATCGGGATGCACACCGACACCTGAGGTGGAATGAAAGTTGATAATATCAAAAATAGTCTTTTCccagaaataataattttcatttatttgttttgttctatctccatatttagaaaattacattattgttgttttctgtaatttttaGAATACAACAATACTGTTATTTTCTAAATATggagacagaacaaaacaaattttaaaaaaatgtaaaatgattgCTAAACATTTATAACTCCAGTATATTGTCAATGAAATAATACACAATGGAAATTTTGTAAaagcctttattttttttaaacacagacttAACATAACTCACCaaagaacacacaaaaacagacaaaaacaataaacacaaaaaccaACACAACACTAAAATCACTGTTCGCGTGACATGTTTTGGCTGAT encodes the following:
- the alg2 gene encoding alpha-1,3/1,6-mannosyltransferase ALG2, with amino-acid sequence MVRVVFLHPDLGIGGAERLVVDAAVALKSQGCSVQIWTAHYDPTHCFSETLDPDLPVVCVGDWLPTSVFGYLHALCAYLRMIYVALYLVFFSGVEYDVIFCDQVSVCIPMLRLSRQRKKVLFYCHFPDQLLTQRRSTLKKLYRAPIDWLEERTTGMADMILVNSKFTAGIFRETFHSLSRVQTDVLYPSLNTRTFDQPSTEAQGLEGLLPEATSCLFLSLNRYERKKNLGLALEALAFLRSSLPPSQRADVHLVVAGGYDDRVTENVQHYVELKELAEQLHLKDCVTFLRSPSDSLKVALFQGSAAVLYTPSREHFGIVPVEAMYCCCPVIAVNSGGPLESVADGETGFLCEPTAEAFSEAMGRLVREPQLRRDMGQAGRRRVQDKFSLQAFSDQLYGYIVRLSQ